From Mauremys mutica isolate MM-2020 ecotype Southern chromosome 23, ASM2049712v1, whole genome shotgun sequence, a single genomic window includes:
- the LOC123355314 gene encoding RH-like protein isoform X2, whose product MGSDYPPSLRCGLPGLILSLETAFILVFWFCFSNESGNTPKDLDIYPAFQDVNVLVILGFGFLLAFLKRYGFSSTGFNLLIAALGVQWAVLVEGFLFSSSAGKMKISLHSVLKASISVTAVLISAGALLGKANPIQLIWMAMVEVAAFSTSRWINVKFLKVEEHTSLMHVHIFGTYFGLAVSWWLYHSSLSERVEKEKSNPISDLFSMLGTLFLWMFWPSFNSVLIVDLMEKRNAICNTYYAIGVSAVAAFALSSLSSRNGKIRMIHIHHAALAGGVALGFSAPIIPHPWIAMMLGLLASMVAVLGSHCLQTYLNSVLKIHDTCGVHYMFGLPGLLGAIVNVILFIIIKRASLSSLGYLALIEVGSFMLTTAIGLGTGFITGFILTFKLWKTLPASKYFDDQAYWEFPHLAYGF is encoded by the exons ATGGGTTCTGACTATCCTCCCAGTCTCCGATGTGGTCTGCCGGGGCTCATACTCTCTCTGGAAACTGCCTTTATCCTTgtattttggttttgcttttcaaACGAAAGTGGAAATACACCAAAAGACCTTGACATCTATCCTG CATTTCAAGATGTCAACGTCCTGGTGATTTTGGGATTTGGCTTCCTCCTGGCCTTCTTGAAAAGATATGGATTTAGCAGCACTGGATTCAACCTGCTAATTGCCGCACTTGGAGTTCAGTGGGCTGTGCTCGTGGAAGGATTTTTGTTTAGTTCCTCAGCAGGAAAAATGAAAATCAGCCTGCACAG CGTATTAAAGGCCAGTATAAGTGTAACTGCTGTTTTAATCTCAGCTGGAGCTCTTCTGGGCAAAGCTAACCCTATTCAATTGATTTGGATGGCGATGGTGGAGGTGGCAGCTTTCAGTACGAGCAGATGGATCAATGTAAAATTCCTGAAG GTTGAGGAACACACAAGCTTGATGCACGTTCACATATTTGGGACCTACTTTGGCTTGGCAGTCTCCTGGTGGCTGTACCATTCTTCACTGAGTGAAAGGGTTGAAAAGGAAAAGTCTAATCCGATATCTGATTTGTTTTCAATGCTGG GCACTCTCTTTCTGTGGATGTTCTGGCCAAGCTTCAACTCTGTGCTAATCGTGGATCTGATGGAAAAGAGGAACGCAATCTGCAACACTTACTATGCCATAGGTGTGAGTGCTGTGGCTGCTTTTGCACTGTCATCCTTGAGCAGCAGGAAtggaaaaatcaggatg ATCCACATCCACCATGCAGCACTAGCAGGAGGGGTTGCTCTTGGTTTCTCAGCTCCCATTATTCCACATCCTTGGATTGCCATGATGTTGGGTCTGCTTGCCAGCATGGTTGCAGTACTGGGATCTCACTGTTTACAG ACATATTTGAATTCGGTGCTCAAGATTCATGACACCTGTGGCGTCCATTACATGTTTGGGTTGCCTGGATTGCTTGGAGCGATAGTCAATGTCATTCTCTTCATAATAATCAAGCGGGCCAGTTTATCAAG ccTGGGTTATCTAGCCTTGATTGAAGTTGGCTCTTTCATGTTGACCACTGCTATCGGTTTGGGAACAGGTTTCATTACAG gtttcattttaactttcaAACTATGGAAGACACTGCCTGCATCAAAGTACTTTGATGACCAAGCTTATTGGGAG TTTCCCCATTTGGCTTATGGATTTTGA